The following proteins are co-located in the Pedobacter frigiditerrae genome:
- a CDS encoding Txe/YoeB family addiction module toxin has product MDKLFLEVAWEDYLYFLNTDKIIHKKINALLKEIERTPFEGTGKPEPLKHQYSGWWSRRINLEHRLIYKIENSSIIILQCRYHT; this is encoded by the coding sequence ATGGATAAATTGTTTCTTGAGGTAGCGTGGGAAGATTATTTATATTTTCTTAATACAGATAAAATTATCCATAAGAAAATAAATGCTTTGTTAAAAGAAATCGAACGCACTCCTTTTGAAGGAACTGGTAAGCCTGAACCCTTAAAACATCAGTATTCCGGATGGTGGTCTAGAAGGATCAATTTAGAACATCGTTTGATTTATAAAATCGAAAATTCATCAATTATAATACTTCAATGTAGGTATCACACATAA
- a CDS encoding L-threonylcarbamoyladenylate synthase — protein MLIKIYPENPNEKAIEQVVEVLKKGGLIIYPTDTVYGLGCDITNQKAIEKICRIRGIKPEKANFSFICSDLRHISDFIKPIDTTVFRVLKKALPGPFTFIFNANNNVPKLLSSNKKTVGIRVPDNDIARAIVEALGNPILSTSIKDDDELIEYSTDPELIEEKYQELVDIVIDGGYGDNEPSTVVDCTSGDFEVIREGKGNIEDYL, from the coding sequence ATGTTAATTAAGATATATCCCGAGAATCCGAATGAAAAAGCCATTGAGCAAGTAGTTGAAGTCTTAAAAAAAGGAGGCTTAATTATTTACCCAACAGATACCGTTTACGGATTAGGTTGTGATATCACCAATCAGAAAGCGATTGAAAAAATCTGCCGTATTCGTGGAATAAAACCCGAGAAAGCAAATTTTTCATTCATTTGCTCTGATTTAAGGCATATTTCAGATTTCATTAAACCGATAGACACTACTGTTTTTAGGGTATTAAAAAAGGCGCTACCAGGACCATTCACTTTCATTTTTAATGCGAATAATAATGTACCTAAATTATTAAGTTCTAACAAAAAAACGGTTGGTATACGTGTACCGGATAACGACATTGCGAGGGCAATAGTTGAAGCTTTGGGTAACCCTATTTTATCTACTTCTATTAAAGATGATGATGAATTGATTGAATATTCTACAGATCCAGAATTAATTGAAGAGAAATATCAAGAATTAGTGGACATAGTTATTGATGGAGGATATGGCGATAATGAACCATCAACAGTTGTGGATTGTACTTCTGGAGATTTTGAAGTAATAAGAGAAGGCAAGGGAAATATTGAAGATTATTTATAA
- a CDS encoding FMN-binding glutamate synthase family protein, with the protein MRKAFVAIAAFLVALTIMLGLYHPFLWWSFIFTGPFVLLGLYDLYQPKHSIVRNYPVFGRLRYFMEELRPKVYQYFVESDTNGKPFSRLNRSLIYQRAKKDNDTIPFGTQLDVYENGYEWLSHSIAAISHHELDVNPRVMVGGPDCKQPYSASIYNISAMSFGSLSKNAILALNGGAKMGGFAHNTGEGGISDYHAGPGGDLIWQIGTGYFGCRNQDGTFNPDAFAERSKVENVKMIEIKLSQGAKPGHGGMLPAKKVTPEVARIRLVKEGFDVNSPPAHSAFSTPLEMMAFVKQLRELSGGKPVGFKLCIGRRTEFFAICKAMVETGIYVDFITVDGGEGGTGAAPQEFSNAVGMPLREGVAFVYDILSGFDLKKHIKIIASGKISSGFDLVKNIALGADLCNSARGMMFALGCIQALECNSNTCPTGVATQDESLMKGLVVEDKTVRVFNFHRLTVQSAVELLGAAGLRHPYQLTRAYINRRIGQNVMQSYMETFPYIPEGSLVQTPYPSQHELGMALSTSASFAPTDYKVSAIDYQTASSNN; encoded by the coding sequence ATGAGAAAAGCATTTGTTGCCATTGCCGCGTTTTTAGTTGCCTTAACAATTATGTTAGGTTTATATCATCCCTTTTTATGGTGGTCGTTTATTTTTACGGGACCTTTCGTTTTACTTGGTCTGTATGATTTATATCAGCCTAAACATAGCATTGTAAGAAATTACCCAGTTTTTGGCCGACTTCGTTATTTTATGGAAGAGTTGAGGCCAAAGGTTTATCAGTACTTTGTAGAGAGCGATACCAATGGGAAGCCATTTAGTAGATTAAACAGGTCGTTAATATATCAGCGTGCTAAAAAAGATAACGATACCATTCCGTTTGGTACGCAGCTAGATGTTTATGAAAATGGTTACGAATGGTTAAGCCATAGCATTGCAGCAATTAGTCACCACGAATTAGATGTTAACCCAAGGGTAATGGTTGGTGGTCCAGATTGCAAGCAACCTTATTCTGCCAGTATTTATAACATTTCGGCAATGAGTTTTGGTTCATTGAGCAAGAATGCCATCCTAGCTTTAAATGGTGGTGCAAAAATGGGTGGTTTTGCACATAATACAGGCGAAGGCGGTATAAGCGATTATCACGCAGGACCTGGGGGCGATCTAATTTGGCAAATAGGTACTGGATATTTTGGTTGCAGAAATCAAGATGGCACATTTAATCCTGATGCCTTTGCAGAAAGGTCCAAGGTAGAGAATGTAAAAATGATTGAGATTAAATTATCTCAAGGTGCAAAACCTGGTCACGGTGGTATGTTGCCAGCTAAAAAAGTAACACCAGAAGTTGCAAGGATACGTCTAGTAAAAGAAGGATTCGATGTGAATTCACCTCCTGCACATTCAGCTTTTTCTACGCCATTAGAAATGATGGCTTTTGTAAAACAACTTAGAGAATTGTCTGGCGGCAAACCTGTTGGATTTAAACTTTGTATTGGCAGAAGAACTGAGTTTTTTGCCATCTGCAAAGCTATGGTAGAAACTGGAATTTACGTTGATTTTATCACTGTTGATGGGGGAGAAGGTGGTACTGGTGCTGCGCCACAAGAATTTTCTAATGCTGTAGGTATGCCATTGAGAGAAGGTGTTGCTTTTGTTTATGATATTTTAAGTGGTTTCGACTTAAAAAAGCACATTAAAATTATCGCTTCAGGTAAAATTTCATCAGGATTCGATTTAGTTAAAAACATTGCTCTTGGTGCCGATTTGTGTAATTCTGCCCGCGGAATGATGTTTGCCTTAGGTTGCATCCAAGCTTTAGAATGTAATAGCAATACTTGCCCAACTGGTGTGGCAACACAAGATGAAAGCTTAATGAAAGGTTTAGTAGTGGAAGATAAAACTGTTCGTGTATTTAATTTCCATAGATTAACGGTACAAAGTGCAGTAGAATTATTAGGTGCTGCGGGTTTGCGTCACCCTTATCAATTAACTAGGGCTTATATTAATCGTAGGATCGGACAAAATGTAATGCAATCTTATATGGAAACCTTCCCTTATATTCCAGAGGGTAGTTTGGTTCAAACGCCTTATCCTTCGCAGCACGAATTGGGAATGGCGCTAAGTACTTCGGCTAGTTTTGCCCCAACAGATTACAAAGTTTCAGCAATCGATTATCAAACAGCAAGTTCTAATAATTAG
- a CDS encoding ATP-binding protein translates to MLSLQNFLKSKNLIGHPKSFSLEERIFNTFCIIAFVTMCFEVPFNFYIGLMVPAALCLFGVFASATMFYFSRFRRKSSLCIKAFAIICNLTFTINYFFNSGIFGPNLLLFSLAFLLVIAIIPKKEFKIWVPINIILVLSILIVEYFNPSLIEYTYNDGLSKVIDFAITYLVVVIITYFSISYIRKNYNYERSSVLDKSEAIAEQSLRILAQKQELELLNSQKDKLFSIVTHDIRMPLNSIQSYLELLTEVDLEADERQMLKKKLLQITKDTSDMLTNVLSWSKTQMEGTNTDLKPLNVLDSLINGLNVEKTIAEKKGVALSINSDEDIIITADHNMFQLVVRNLVNNAIKFTPKGGEVKISVVKRIGNCLITIQDNGLGIDEAQQTNLFKLKASSTFGTNNERGIGLGLLLCKEFTDLQNGEIWFESTAQKGSAFFLSFELVSVPAVQ, encoded by the coding sequence GTGTTATCGCTCCAAAATTTCTTAAAAAGTAAAAACCTTATAGGTCATCCCAAATCATTTTCTTTAGAAGAACGGATATTTAATACTTTTTGCATCATTGCATTTGTAACGATGTGTTTCGAGGTGCCATTTAACTTCTATATTGGGTTAATGGTTCCCGCTGCACTTTGTCTTTTCGGAGTATTTGCATCGGCGACAATGTTTTATTTTTCTCGTTTTAGGAGAAAGTCAAGTCTATGTATTAAGGCGTTTGCCATTATTTGTAATCTAACATTCACTATAAATTATTTTTTTAATTCTGGTATTTTTGGTCCAAACCTACTGCTGTTTTCTTTAGCTTTTTTATTGGTTATTGCTATCATTCCAAAAAAGGAGTTTAAGATATGGGTGCCAATTAATATTATTTTAGTCTTATCTATTTTAATAGTAGAATATTTTAATCCTAGTTTAATAGAATATACTTATAATGATGGATTAAGTAAGGTTATAGATTTTGCCATTACTTATTTAGTAGTTGTTATTATAACTTATTTTTCAATTAGTTATATCAGAAAAAATTACAACTATGAGCGCTCATCTGTTCTAGATAAAAGTGAAGCCATTGCAGAACAAAGTTTAAGGATTTTAGCACAAAAACAAGAATTAGAATTACTCAATTCTCAAAAGGATAAGCTCTTTTCTATTGTTACCCATGATATAAGGATGCCGCTTAATTCTATTCAGAGTTATTTAGAATTGCTCACAGAAGTAGACTTGGAGGCAGATGAGCGACAGATGCTCAAAAAGAAATTGCTTCAAATTACAAAAGATACATCGGATATGTTAACAAATGTGCTTTCTTGGTCTAAGACCCAAATGGAAGGCACAAATACTGATTTAAAGCCCTTAAATGTTTTAGATTCATTAATTAATGGGCTAAACGTTGAAAAAACTATTGCAGAAAAAAAAGGAGTTGCACTTTCCATCAATTCTGATGAAGATATAATAATCACTGCAGACCACAATATGTTTCAGTTGGTTGTTAGAAATTTAGTTAACAATGCAATTAAGTTTACTCCAAAAGGCGGAGAAGTTAAAATTTCGGTTGTTAAAAGAATTGGTAATTGTTTAATTACCATTCAAGACAATGGTTTAGGTATAGATGAGGCTCAGCAAACTAACTTATTCAAGTTAAAAGCTTCTTCTACCTTCGGAACCAATAACGAAAGAGGCATTGGATTAGGCTTGTTACTTTGCAAAGAGTTTACGGATTTGCAGAATGGAGAAATATGGTTCGAGAGTACGGCACAGAAGGGCTCTGCTTTCTTCTTGTCTTTTGAGCTAGTTAGTGTACCGGCAGTGCAATAA
- the asnS gene encoding asparagine--tRNA ligase, which produces MIKREKIKDLLNSTAFDTEVKVMGWVRTFRNNQFIALNDGSCMGNIQIVVDFTNTPEELLKRITTGAAISVEGTLVESLGKGQKVDVKAKSIEILGDSNADEYPLQPKKHSLEFLREKAHLRFRTNTFNAVFKVRHALAFAIHQFYNERGFVYMHTPVITASDAEGAGEMFKVTTLDFDKTPRTDDGKVDFSEDFFGKATNLTVSGQLEGELAAMAFGQIYTFGPTFRAENSNTTRHLAEFWMIEPEVAFADLENNMQLAEDMMKYVIGYALENCKDEIAFLNDRLLEEEKTKPQQERSELSLIEKLDFCLANEFERLTYTEAIQILKHSKPNQKKQFKYLIDEWGADLQSEHERYLVEKHFKKPVILTDYPKDIKSFYMRMNDDGKTVAAMDILFPGIGEMIGGSQREERMDMLTKRMEEMHIPQEELWWYLDTRRFGSAPHAGFGLGFERLVLFVTGMTNIRDVIAFPRFPKSAEF; this is translated from the coding sequence ATGATAAAGAGAGAAAAAATTAAAGACTTGCTGAATTCTACAGCATTTGATACAGAAGTTAAAGTAATGGGTTGGGTTAGAACTTTCCGCAACAACCAATTTATAGCATTGAATGATGGTTCATGCATGGGTAATATTCAAATAGTTGTTGATTTTACCAATACACCTGAGGAATTATTAAAAAGAATTACAACTGGTGCTGCCATTTCTGTTGAAGGAACTTTAGTTGAATCTTTAGGTAAAGGTCAAAAAGTTGATGTTAAAGCAAAATCTATCGAAATTTTGGGCGATAGCAATGCTGATGAATATCCTTTACAACCTAAAAAGCACAGCCTAGAATTTTTAAGAGAGAAAGCGCATTTGCGTTTCCGCACCAATACTTTTAATGCTGTTTTCAAGGTTCGTCACGCTCTGGCATTTGCCATACACCAGTTTTACAACGAACGTGGTTTTGTATATATGCACACGCCTGTGATTACCGCTAGTGATGCAGAAGGCGCAGGAGAAATGTTTAAGGTAACTACTTTAGACTTCGACAAAACTCCTCGTACTGATGATGGAAAAGTAGACTTCTCTGAAGACTTTTTCGGAAAAGCAACCAATTTAACTGTTTCTGGTCAGTTAGAAGGCGAATTAGCCGCTATGGCTTTTGGACAGATTTACACTTTCGGACCAACTTTTAGGGCTGAGAATTCTAATACAACTCGCCACTTGGCTGAGTTTTGGATGATTGAGCCTGAAGTTGCATTTGCAGATTTAGAAAACAATATGCAATTGGCGGAAGATATGATGAAATATGTAATCGGTTATGCTTTAGAAAACTGCAAAGACGAAATTGCTTTTTTAAATGACCGTTTATTAGAAGAAGAAAAAACCAAACCGCAGCAAGAAAGAAGTGAGCTGTCATTGATTGAAAAACTTGATTTTTGTTTAGCAAATGAATTTGAGCGTTTAACTTATACTGAAGCCATTCAGATTTTAAAACACTCTAAACCTAATCAGAAAAAGCAGTTTAAATACTTAATTGATGAGTGGGGAGCTGATTTACAATCTGAACACGAACGTTATTTAGTAGAGAAACACTTCAAAAAACCAGTTATTTTAACTGACTACCCTAAAGACATCAAATCGTTTTACATGAGAATGAATGATGATGGAAAGACGGTTGCCGCAATGGATATCCTATTCCCAGGTATTGGCGAAATGATTGGTGGTTCGCAACGTGAAGAACGCATGGATATGTTGACTAAACGAATGGAAGAAATGCACATTCCGCAAGAAGAACTTTGGTGGTATTTAGATACACGCAGATTTGGCTCTGCCCCTCATGCTGGATTTGGTTTAGGTTTTGAACGTTTAGTTCTCTTCGTAACCGGAATGACTAACATTAGAGACGTAATTGCTTTCCCAAGATTTCCAAAAAGCGCTGAGTTTTAG
- a CDS encoding type II toxin-antitoxin system prevent-host-death family antitoxin, producing the protein MEITNYSSFRQSLKSYLDKVFANHSPLFVTRANGEDVVVMSKADYDSMQETFYLLKSPKNALRLEEGLEDYNKGLAKKRDLIDNG; encoded by the coding sequence ATGGAAATCACAAATTATAGTTCATTTAGACAAAGTCTTAAATCTTATTTGGATAAGGTGTTTGCTAACCACAGCCCGCTTTTTGTAACAAGGGCAAATGGTGAAGATGTTGTTGTGATGTCTAAAGCCGATTATGACAGTATGCAAGAAACTTTCTATTTGCTTAAGAGTCCTAAAAATGCCCTTAGATTAGAGGAAGGCTTAGAAGATTACAATAAAGGTTTAGCTAAAAAAAGAGACTTGATAGATAATGGATAA